TGTCTCGAGTCTAGTCCTTGCTTTGATATGGTTGAATCCAAAGGGCTTGTTAAAATATAATCTTTTAGTAGGAAGACTTCCTATGGAATTGAGATTTTCTTTGATAAGTGAGTATTGGAAATGTAATGAATTAAGGCTATTGTAACTTAGTTATTCCCTTAAGTGAATAACAGGAATGGTACTGAAAATGCTGGGATGATTTTCACCTAATCAAAGGTGGATGTGGATCTGTAATGGTTCTCTCTTTCCTTATGTATGGTTGGGTGATATCTTTCATTATAGTGTGTTTTGGGGGAAATAGTGAGGAAAAGGAAGCAAATAGGAATGTGTCTAGGCACGTATGTGTCTATATACATCCCTATTTCCTTCCGCTCCCTATTTCCTTCATAACAAAAACACCATTAGTGAATGTGTCTTTGTTCATGTAAGTTTATTAATTTGAAGGTACTTCTAAGTTTCATCTTTTCCCCCCCTGGTGGAAGGTATGTGTCAGAGTGTTTCAGATAGAAAGTAAGGTCTGACCAAGGTTGcttatttttttccctctctttctctttatggTGTAAATAGGGATTCACATATCCTGTGAGAACTCATTTTCTGGAAGATATTCTTGAACTTACGGGTTACCAATTAACACTGTTCAACCAAATTGATGATTATGGCCAAGAAAGGGTATGGAGATCAAGTAAGCCAGCTCCAAGAAAGAGGAAAAGTCAGATTGCTTCcactgttgaggtgttctagttTTTATTATTGACAATGTTGCTTATGCAATATTAAATGTTTCCTGATCCCCTATTCTCATTATGTAAACGTGTGACCAGGATGCACTTAAAGCTGCTGATTTTAAGGAGTACAGTCCTGAGACTCAGGAGTCTTTGTCCTGTTGGAATCCAGATTGCATTGGGTTTAATCTCATTGAACACCTTTTATGTGTTATTTGTGAAAATGAGAAACCTGGTGCTGTTCTAGTTTTTATGACTGGATGGGATGACATAAGTTCTCTGAAGGATAAGCTCCAGGCTCATCCTGTTTTAGGGGATCCAAGCCAAGTCCTGTTACTCGCTTGCCATGGTTCTATGGCTAGCTCAGAGCAGGTGATttctttcttctcctttttaTGCATGTGatctttttaaattaaatattgacCAAGTGATGCAGCTGAATTTTATCTCCAGGAAGAGATGGAATAACAAATTTTATTGCATATGCTATTTATTTTCGTCCTATACTtatcttatttttttaattatcaaaTCATAAATCAGATGTGGAAAAGTACTTCTTTCTTTCagttatttttccttttaaatgaTTTTCTGAGAGAAAATTTATCTGGACTGCCttcagaaattaatatttgATGAGACTAAAGATGGTGTAAGGAAAATAGTGCTGGCTACCAATATTGCGGAGACAAGTATCACAATAAATGATGTTGTTTTTGTGCTTGATTGTGGGAAAGCAAAGGAGACTTCATATGATGCACTGAATAATACTCCTTGTCTGCTTCCTTCTTGGATCTCAAAGGTTTCTGCTCAACAAGtaaggttttcttttgtttacATTCATTGTCGGAGACGGGTTCCAGATTCAGATATGATATTTCAATTGCATAGAAAATCTAGTTAAATTGACTTGTAAGACTTTGCACATGAGGGAAGTCTAGTCTCTCTTCCCTGTCCCAGAATAGGTATATAATTTTGATATCTTAGGAGGGCATATCATTTGCTCAAGTTTAGttagttagttttttttttttttttttttttgggtggAAAGTTAGTGATATATGCTCTTCACTTCTTTCAATATAATTTAATGCAGAAGCATGAAGTTGTCCAGAAACTGTAATTTGCACCTATTATAGTTCCCCTTTTATAGATGCCTAAAATTAGCCCACAGAAACACATGCTGGGAGGGGGTTTGTTGTGGTTATGAACATCTAGTCTTATTTGTGTAAGGCTTGATCTTGTCTGTACCATGTCAACTTATTCAGTATTTACTTTGAAAGAGAGATGCAAGGAAACAAGAAAGTGCAATACGAGTGTACATAAATTGTAAGAAACCTTAACCTGCTAACATCTTTACATACTGAGTGGTGTAACTTTGTTCAGAAGCATAATATGAGTAATGTAACCAACAACCCAGCATATATGAAACAACTATGTTTGGTTGCCTAACTTCTCTTAGGTTAACATGAGCTTTATAGAACTTTCATTTATACAATTTATTTGCTGGTCCGATGTTCTAACACCCCTGTCTTCCAGAAACTAGCATAAAGTGCTATAATACTTAAAAATCGGGAGTGCCTGCAGTGAGACTCTTCAAGTGGTTTGTCTTATGGTTGGCTTTTCATGAGCTTTTCTTGCGAGATTGGAGTGGCTTGTATCTAGTTGAACCTCTTTTTAACAGCTATTTTCTCATGTACTTAAGCTAGTCTTGAACTATCACCTGAGTTGGTCTTTCAGTTAACTGATTCAGTTTTTCACACTATGTTCCAATTGCTTATGGAGCTCATCATTCCACAATTATCTTCAACCCAGTAAGCCAAAATACTAGCAAGTATGCTTGGTCAAATCTTTAAAAGGGCCGTTGGGAGAGTGGGAGAGAGATGGAGTTGATTTTAATGGCCTATTCCTAGAAGGGGCTCCAAGATTTTGGCCATATGTCTTGGACTTCCATATCTGAATCAATTTATACTTGCATGCTAGTGTCTACATGGTATTGCTGCAGCCAGTGAGTTAGTGACAAAGCAAGAATTTCTTTCAAGACTAGCATTTTCATACTTTAGGCCCTGTTTGTTTCACAAAAGacattttccttattttccaATGCTGGAGCTCTAACATAAAACTAAAGAAAAATTGATAGTCAACGAGATTTTTTAAAAACAAGGGAAAAACTTCAATTTTAAGAAATGGAAAGTTATTGTccagattttgaattaaaacagcCTACATTGAGCCTTAGATTAATTTTTAATCCTCAAATTAAAGCAAAACTCATTTACACATTAAAGGCAAAgttaatattttcatatttagGATCcgtttgtttcaaaaaaatattttccttattttttcaACGTTgaagttctaaaaaaaataaagaaaattatgTTGACAGTCTAAACTTTTGAAATTTTGCAATCCTTTGACAGTACGAGGAACTGACTATTTGAGTCAATACTTGTCCTATGGCGAGGAGTAAGATCACTTTGTTTAGTTCACGTGCTTGATTAGTTTTTATTGTAGACTTTTAAACTTATGGGTTGACCATCCAATCATTAATTAACTATAATTTTCCTTTCCGTTTACTGCGTATTATGTAGAGAAGAGGAAGAGCTGGTCGTGTTCAACCAGGAGAATGTTACCATCTTTATCCTAGATGCGTATATGAAGCTTTTGCTGAGTATCAATTGCCAGAAATATTGAGGACACCTTTGCAGTCTCTTTGCTTGCAAATCAAAAGTTTGAAGCTTGGAAGTATATCTGAGTTTCTGTCTAGGGCTTTGCAGTCGCCTGAGTTGTTGGCGGTAGTGTCAATTTATTTGGTTGATCTTATTTTGAATTTCCTTTCCCCTATGTTTCCCCCCTGGAAATTCTATTTATCACCCCCCCATTCATGTGACTCACATTCCTCTGTCTAATTTCTCTCACTTTTtcccatatttttttattttgtaggTTCAAAATGCCATTGAGTACTTGAAAATAATTGGGGCCTTGGATCCAAATGAAAGTTTGACAGTTCTAGGTAGACCTCTtactatatttaattaaaattttttgaGATGCATGCAAGTTGCAACTTATGCTCATCTGTTCCTAGGTATAAATTTCTACTATGTATCACTTCACAGGAAAATATTTGACTATGCTTCCCATGGAGCCTAAACTTGGAAAGATGCTCATATTAGGTGCTATCTTCAATTGTCTGGATCCAGTATTAACTGTTGTTGCTGGCCTTAGTGTTAGAGATCCTTTCTTGACACCAATGGATAAGAAGGATGTAAGTCATCTTCGAAATCTTTGCTTTGCTCAATTAAGGTTGTGTGTTTCATTGGGATGATGATAGTAGAAATGATGAAATTAATTCTAGTTTAGATTTAGGATTGGGTTCCCGAACTGTGGCCTCATTGGGTTCGTATATGCCTTTGTTGAATAGTGATATTTGTTGAGAAATTTACTAGTAAATTGCTTTTTCTATGCTCATATGTTTTTTCTCTGGAAGCATGCTACTTTTGTTTTATGAACTGCATCTCGTCCGACCCCTCATGTGAATGATTCATTAGTGTTGCTGGTTTCAAGCTTGATAGAGCATTAGCCTacattttttgctttttccatgTGATGGGAATGGAAACTTCCCAAAACTGAGTAGACATAGAAAAAAGGTATATATAGAGACGGTGCCAAGTGCAAACTAGATTGAAAATGAAGCTTAGTTGAGTTATTTTTACCCTATATTGTCTTATATATGCTCAAAAGTTATCAACCTTGCTCCATCATCCAGTATGTTATTTATGGGGATTTTCATAGTTAAAGGCCCAAGGTGCACTAAGGGGCTAGGGGGTCCTGGAGGCTAGGCGCAAGGCTCAGGTGcagaaaatgaaaaaagaaatagatacaAAATCTAATTATCAATATTTGATACTAATGTAACTAATACTCTGTTAGTAGTTAAGGCACAAGTCATTTGGCCCCTTTGTATTTGATGCTTGTGATATAAAGATTTAAGCCTTTGCGTCTTCTGTGCAGCTTGCTGAGGCTGCTAAATCTCAATTTTCCCATGATTATAGTGATCACCTTGCTCTTGTTCGAGCATATGAGGGCTGGAAAGATGCTGAAATAGATTTTGCAGGATATGAGTTTTGCTGGAAAAATTTTCTATCAGCACAATCAATGAAAGCAATTGATTCTCTCCGGAAGGAGTTCTTTTCTTTGCTGAAAGAAGCTGACCTGGTTGATAGCAACACATCCATCTACAATGTATGGAGCCATGAAGAGCATCTCATTCGAGCAGTTATTTGCTATGGTCTCTATCCAGGGATTTGCTCTGTGGTGGTTAGTGATAGTTTGTTTTAGTTTACATTGTGTGATTGCCATAATTTTGACATGCTCTATTTGTTTCTAGCGTATATTCTTGTAAGAGCTCGGAATTCCCCCATCCCTCTTTGCTCCAAAAAATTTGTTAAACATTGTAGTCCGCTTCTCAATGATTTCCATGTGTTCTAACATAATTTTGTATTCAGCACAATGAAAAATCATTTTCTCTGAAAACCATGGAGGATGGGCAAGTTCTTTTATACACTGTGAGTCTTAATTTACCAATTTTAATATTCTGATGAGCTATTTCCAAATTGAGCACCAGACTgtgatttctatttttttcttcccttcctGTAGAACTCAGTTAATGCTCGGGAATCCAAAATTCCTTACCCTTGGCTGGTTTTCAATGAGAAGATAAAGGTTAATGCTGTTTTCCTTCGGGATTCAACAGCTGTTTCTGATTCAGTGTTGCTTTTGTTTGGTGGAAGCATCTCTAAGGGAGATACTGTaagtcttttttttctttttgtctcTTGTTTTCTGGATTATATGTTGAAAGTGATGATTATATGGAATAACATGTGGTCTGGCAGGATGGGCATTTGAAGATGTTGGGGGGATACTTGGAATTCTTTATGAAACCATATGTAGCTGAAATGTATCAAAGTTTGAGGAGAGAGCTTGATGAGCTGATTCAGATAAAAGTAAGGCAGGCCATGGTTGATAACTTAGTTCTGCCATGTTATTATTCTCCACTAATCTGGTTTATGATTATTTTTCCAAAGagttcatttttttatatatataaagattttCTAGTATATTACAAGGTCATGCGCCTATATTGCACATTAGTAATGTTATTGTTGTTTGTTTGGACCTGTCTTTGGCTAAGTCTTAAGCAATCCGTTAATTTTTGATGGTGAATATGTGCAGCTTTTGAATCCAAGGATGGGTATATATGCGTTTCATGAGCTTCTGTCTGCTATACGTTTGCTGGTGTCAGATGATCATTGCGAGGGAAGATTTGTGTTTGGTCGTCAGGCTCTGAAACCCTCAACAATATCTGTCACGACAGTAAAGCCAGCTTTAGTTTCAAGGACTGAAAGTGGACCAGGAGGTGATAATTCTAAGAGTCAGCTTCAGACTTTGGTAACAAGAGCAGGATTTAATGCACCAACATACAAGACGAAGCAGTTGAAGAACAACCAATTTCGAGCTACTGTGGAGTTCAACGGAATGCAGATCATGGGGCAGCCTTGCAACAATAAGAAGAGTGCAGAAAAAGATGCAGCAGCTGAAGCCCTGCAATTGCTGATGGGTGGGACCCTATTGGGCCCTGAATATATCAGTCGCATGTCGATGATGTTAAAGAAAAGTAAAAAGGATCATTACTGAGCTAGCATTGTCAAACTCCCTGGGGTAGTTGGTGGCCTGAGCTCATCTGGAGCCAACTTTTCCTCACCCTTTTGAAGACCATGAAATGGCGATGTCATTTCAGAAACCTCGTTTCTTGGTATGCAGGCACGGCCACTAGCAATTGATGTACTATGAATTCAGGCTTAGGTCAGTGAGTAACCTGAGGTTGGTTTGGGACCTGGGCCAAGGGTGATATGTCATGTTCACTAGTTCGGTGTTGGAGGTCCATGATTTTGATGGTAACAGAGCGATCTGAAGCAAATACTTGGATTCGCTGAGGCCATCGGTGGAAGTATATAAACTTATTTTACGACATGATTAGTACAGATTCAGTATTTAGCAGGACTATCCTTTTTAAAATCTGATTATTAGGTTTGCATGTACAGTAGAGTGTAATGGTTGAACTGTTTGAAGCCAAATACTACACTGTGTATCTTGCTCCTCAATTTAAAATGCTTTGCCTGTCTTGAACTTTGCTTATATATGTTCAATGTTGTCTGTTTTGAGCTGATAGATAGACAGTTCAAAAAATGTAATGTATTTATTATAAGCATTTTAGCAGTTGGAAAgccttgattttttttttatttttaaatttaatcgtGTGATTTGGCTGTGCCTGCGGATTGCGATGGTTCTGTTCAATAACTCCTGCTCTACTGGTTTATTAGCGGTGTGTTATATGGCAATAGAAAAGAGAAAGATTGATAGATTGATAGATCTTATTAGAGAAAGCTTACAAGTGTTATATGGCAATAGAAAAGAGGAAGATTGATAGATTGATACATCTTATTAGAGAAAGCTTACAATTGGAAATAGAAATAAGAAGAACAAAAGATAAAATGGATAGAGTTTAACCCTCTATTCCCCAATAGGAGAAACCCTCTCTCTACTAGGTAGAGCCATTGCAATAGCAACCAAATAATAACTTTCAAAATTCTCTTTACTTCTCAGAAACCATTCTTTGTATACTAATGACTCATACCTTAAATGCATATATTAATGTATACCTGAAATGCCCCCATCCCATTTAATGGGTTACGCCATTCTCTAACATCACCCTTTCAAAGCATTCTTGTTTTCAAGATTGGTGGGTCAAGAGCTATTTGTTAAATGCAGATTAGTTCTTTTAGGAAAAAAACACATTTTGATCCTGCAGTCTTCTATGTAATCAACCATTGAAACACTGTTGTTCCTTGCAGTAATAAGGAAATAGAAACTTCTGAACCATAAAAGGGTTATTCAATCTGTTGCTTATTGGCGATACCAGAAGACCATCATCAACTAATTGTATAGTGTGAGTGAGTCTCAATGTTGCTTTGCTCAAAATAGAAGTATTAAGTGACAATCCACTCCACTTTCTAATCTAGCATGTATACTCTTCTTCAGCCACTAACATATCTTCCAACTTCTTATCCATAGTCATCACCCAGTTAATTCTCGAGACCATATGAGAATTATTCAAATCAAATGCCAATGTGTAAAATCCATCGCCCCAATTTGCATGACAGGATCACAACAATAATAAGGAACATACTCATCATTAAGAGAAGTTGCAAACCTAAGATAAGGGACAACCActcttgtgattttcgaaatggCTACTAGAATGCTAATGGATATGTCTGCGTTTGGTGTCTTATGGCACATCCTACATGATCGCTTGTATCCAATCACATAAAAATTCTCTTGTTGTTGTGCTTCAGAAATCAAAGACCTGAGTCGATTGTACCTGATTAAAAATGCATTGCTTTTGGGGCGGTAGGACTAGCTGGTGTTTTCAAACTTTTTGTGAGCGAACACGTGACATTCCACCTCATGTTCGTTTGCTTGATGCCCTATCCTCAATTGGCGTTTCCACTCCAGTTTCCATTGGatgtttgaaaaagaaaaacccaAAACAAAGGAAAGATGCTTAAGGAAAAATCACTAGTGAGATATCTTGTAGATTGAATTTGCTTTGCTGTTCTTTTGGGTAGGCTAGCTTGATGTGTCTATCGCAATTACATTCAAGGTAAAAGAGAATAAAAGAATAATGAGACCCGATTTTTTCCTTGCAACACATGTTCTCCCCTATTCTCTAATAAGGAGAATCTCCATTCCATTATCTCCAATAAGGAGAATTTGAACTTTTACTTGATAACTCAAAGCTTTACCTTTGAATACTTTATTCAGCTTGATGAATTTCAAACCCTCGCCACCCATTTTTCCTAGATCAACAAATTATAGTGATGGCCATCATCCATTACAATGTTCCTACAAGGAACGTGCCcacatcattttttttataaaagtttgcgcaatgcgcttacattaaagaaaaaagaaaaatccccaccagacccggatgtgattcgaacccggATGTGCCCACATCATATTCTCCTTTATAGCTACCATCTTTCCAATTCTTTTAAGATAATTGGGAAACTCTCCCGTTGCAATTTTTGCTCTGTTTCTGTTGTACCTAAAACAAAGAGAAATTGTTGTATATTACTTTCACCCTAACCCGTATCAAGAACATGTCGGTTACATGCTATGGGTCCCTTAGACGGGTTAGATGGGTTAAACAGTGCGTTTCTTCCTCCCCATGTAACTTTTGTCATGTAACACATGTAAGACAAAATGGGTATTGAATTAGTTATGTACACATCACTTGTGGTCCCCAATTCAAACGAAAGACAATATCCATTTTGTTCCTCTAGGTCACCTTCTTCCCGATGCAAACTCATCACCGACAACAGCTGCAATTTCTTATCCTCTTCTCATTCATGTGTTAATTTCTCCTCCGTTTGTTGTACTTTCGAGATCTCCCttgaaaccttttcttgagGAAAGTCAGATGTAAGAATGATGGATGAACTGGAATCAACATTGATAATGATTTCCTCCCTTTGTTGCTTCACCCTATCACCTTCATTTTCCCCATTAGGAGTTTCAGAACTTCCAAATATCTCTAGAAAAAATTCCTTAAATTCAAACCAAGTTAAATGTGGATAGATTTCAGAAATAAGATCCAACCAGTATTTGTCGAAAACCTCCAAACATTGCCAAACAACAGAGAATCGATGATCAAACAGGGTTGGATTGAACTTGAAGTATGTTTCTATCAGTCTTAACCATTCTTCTGGATCTTTACTAGAGAAAATAGGCAGTTCCATTATGTTTCGAAGCATCTCTATCATATCTCTCaaatgtttcttaattttctcacaACTCCTCAAAAATCTATCAGTTTCTTCTGTATTTTCCATGGCTCCGTTATCAATGCATCCGACATGTCAGACCAATGTTAGAAACTCAAAATGCAGATggcaataaaaaagaaaaatattgatATATTGATAGATCTTACTAGAGAAAGCTTACAATtggaaataaaaataagaagaataaaagataaaatggataaagtttaaCCCTCTAATCCCCATATGAGAAACCCCACTACAATAGCAGCCAAATAACAACTCCCaaaattatctttatttatCAATAACCATCCCTTATATACTAATGACTCATACCctaagggtccgtttggtatgccgtaatgcaatgtaatgtaatcaaggtcgtaatgtaatcaaagttataatgtaatggaatggaatagtgattctattaccatgtttggttgacaattaTGATGTAATGTAATAACCATTACATCGCttatattttcctaattaaatgcaatcataaaattttatttacataattaaaatcaacgaaaaacaagaaaaatgtgaaaaatcaaatcgaaatcaaatacaaaattagattaaccgaaatcaataaattaacatatattttttcgctttttcatattattttacatttttctcatttctttaatttccattttcaacatttttcaccgtttttctattttctcattttttcggtttttcattttttgcatttttcgcattttttcgggggtttttttttgcatttttctcgtttttaattttcatgtttttctactttttacGTTTTTGACAAGAATGAAAGAtgagatttgagaaatgagagcttagatgacaatgtaatgagaattcaagtcatttttctatgtaatggggattacaagatttcttcaacaaaatttaactcaaggttttttcattccattacaatgaaattgtaacatgcaaccaaacatggtaatgagccttcaatgtaatggccattccattacgaaggtctttacatcttaccaaacggcACCTAAATACCTATACTAATGTACACCTGAAATGCCCCCATCCCAACTAATGGGCTACACCATTCTCTCATATTACCCACCCCTTCAAAGCAGCTTAAGATTAGTGGGTCAAGAGCTATTTGTTAAATGCAAATCAGTCATTTCAGAAAAAACACATTTTGACCCTGCGGTCTTCCATTTCAATCAACTACAGAAACGTTGTTGTTCCTTGGAGTAACAAGGAAACAAAAACTTCCAAACCATAA
The DNA window shown above is from Euphorbia lathyris chromosome 1, ddEupLath1.1, whole genome shotgun sequence and carries:
- the LOC136235663 gene encoding DExH-box ATP-dependent RNA helicase DExH5, mitochondrial, which translates into the protein MLSSVLLNSVSLQIPFFSNPKTLKPSISFSSSSSEMKDRPPSVYVPPHLRLRSVISKSKCSPPYAASHIDSTLHDNNQGVLLNSINSSALPYFQQQKQQRTGVPENNVYNFNNNDDICSSTGNGNKNSHHKFISAYDDGVSEEGFNREMETSFLLPGTSLSDNIEEWRRKLTILLHNNEKQELVSREKKDRRDYEQIAALASKMGLYSHLYAKVVVFSKIPLPNYRFDLDDRRPQREVTLPAGLQRRVDAYLGEYLFQKSKRQERFPDSSFSRSSSSSSLNTDEGLFEQPEPLASSKTVMEKIMWRRSLQLRDQQHAWQDSQGGRKMLEFRKTLPAYKEKDAILATISENQVVIISGETGCGKTTQIPQFILESEIESVRGAGCSIICTQPRRISVMSVSERVASERGEKLGESVGYKVRLEGIKGRDTHLLFCTTGILLRRLLVDRNLKGITHVIVDEIHERGMNEDFLLIVLKDLLPCRPELRLILMSATLDAELFSSYFGGAPILRIPGFTYPVRTHFLEDILELTGYQLTLFNQIDDYGQERVWRSSKPAPRKRKSQIASTVEDALKAADFKEYSPETQESLSCWNPDCIGFNLIEHLLCVICENEKPGAVLVFMTGWDDISSLKDKLQAHPVLGDPSQVLLLACHGSMASSEQKLIFDETKDGVRKIVLATNIAETSITINDVVFVLDCGKAKETSYDALNNTPCLLPSWISKVSAQQRRGRAGRVQPGECYHLYPRCVYEAFAEYQLPEILRTPLQSLCLQIKSLKLGSISEFLSRALQSPELLAVQNAIEYLKIIGALDPNESLTVLGKYLTMLPMEPKLGKMLILGAIFNCLDPVLTVVAGLSVRDPFLTPMDKKDLAEAAKSQFSHDYSDHLALVRAYEGWKDAEIDFAGYEFCWKNFLSAQSMKAIDSLRKEFFSLLKEADLVDSNTSIYNVWSHEEHLIRAVICYGLYPGICSVVHNEKSFSLKTMEDGQVLLYTNSVNARESKIPYPWLVFNEKIKVNAVFLRDSTAVSDSVLLLFGGSISKGDTDGHLKMLGGYLEFFMKPYVAEMYQSLRRELDELIQIKLLNPRMGIYAFHELLSAIRLLVSDDHCEGRFVFGRQALKPSTISVTTVKPALVSRTESGPGGDNSKSQLQTLVTRAGFNAPTYKTKQLKNNQFRATVEFNGMQIMGQPCNNKKSAEKDAAAEALQLLMGGTLLGPEYISRMSMMLKKSKKDHY